Proteins encoded by one window of Vigna radiata var. radiata cultivar VC1973A chromosome 5, Vradiata_ver6, whole genome shotgun sequence:
- the LOC106761386 gene encoding protein SRG1 → MAPVPNSPVKVGHIDDVQELRKTKPRTVPHRFVRDMTDRPTLPTTPLPPPDTHMPVIDFSKLTKGNKDEIFNLATACQEWGFFQVINHEIDLNLLERIENLSREFFMLPLEEKQKYPMAPGTVQGYGQAFVFSEDQKLDWCNMFALGLEPEYLRNPNLWPKRPERFSETVEEYSREIRKLCYNLLKDIALGLDLKGDVFEKMFGVSVQAIRMNYYPPCSRPDLVLGLSPHSDGSALTVLQQAKGGPVGLQILKNNTWLPIQPIPNALVINIGDTIEVLTNGKYRSVEHRAVAHEEKDRLSIVTFFAPSYEVELGPMPEFVDENHPCMYRRYNHGEYSKHYVTNKLQGKKTLDFAKIQTKNTN, encoded by the exons ATGGCTCCTGTACCTAATTCTCCTGTGAAAGTTGGGCATATTGATGATGTCCAAGAGCTTAGAAAAACAAAGCCAAGAACAGTTCCACACAGATTTGTAAGAGACATGACAGACAGACCAACACTTCCTACCACACCTCTTCCTCCACCAGATACTCACATGCCTGTCATTGATTTTTCTAAGCTTACCAAAGGAAACAAAGACGAAATTTTCAATCTTGCAACTGCTTGCCAAGAGTGGGGATTTTTTCAG GTAATCAATCACGAGATTGACCTCAATCTGCTAGAGAGAATAGAGAACCTGAGCAGGGAGTTTTTCATGCTACCTTTGGAAGAGAAACAGAAATACCCTATGGCTCCTGGTACTGTTCAAGGATACGGACAAGCTTTTGTTTTCTCAGAGGACCAGAAGTTGGACTGGTGCAACATGTTTGCTCTTGGACTCGAACCTGAATATCTAAGGAACCCAAATCTATGGCCAAAGAGACCAGAAAGATTCAG TGAAACGGTGGAAGAGTACTCAAGAGAAATAAGGAAACTGTGCTATAATCTGTTGAAAGACATAGCTTTAGGCCTGGATTTGAAAGGGGATGTGTTTGAGAAGATGTTTGGTGTATCAGTGCAAGCCATAAGGATGAACTACTACCCTCCATGTTCTAGGCCTGACCTGGTTTTGGGTCTGAGTCCCCATTCAGATGGAAGTGCTCTCACTGTGCTGCAGCAAGCAAAGGGAGGCCCAGTGGGACTTCAGATACTCAAGAACAATACATGGCTTCCTATTCAGCCAATTCCAAATGCTCTTGTCATCAACATTGGAGACACGATAGAA GTTCTTACAAATGGAAAATACAGGAGTGTGGAGCATAGAGCAGTGGCTCATGAGGAGAAAGATAGACTATCAATTGTGACATTTTTTGCTCCCAGCTATGAGGTAGAGCTTGGTCCAATGCCAGAATTTGTGGATGAAAACCACCCATGCATGTATAGAAGATACAATCATGGGGAGTACAGTAAACACTATGTAACAAACAAGTTGCAAGGGAAAAAGACACTGGACTTTGCAAAGATCCAAACCAAAAACACAAACTAG